The Heyndrickxia acidicola sequence GCCTTTTACATAAGGGAAAGAATTCTTCCCTTTGATCTATGAGCAAGACTGCTAACTTCAAAAAAAAACGTGTACTTTTGGAAGTACACGTTTTTTCTATTTACTTTAATTCAACTCATCATCGAATAACAATAGGATTTAAACCGCGCTTCCGAATTTCAGATTTTAACACTTCAATCCACTCATGATCTTGACCTTTATTTTTCGCGTCTCGATAGGCTGCTACCAACATTTCATTACTCATAATTTTCATGTTACAACCTCCTAGTGGAATTAATATTTTCTATATTTTTAAATAATAATACATTGTTTATTGAAAAAAGAAAAGGGTTTTTTGCAAAAAAATCAAAAAAATATTAATATTGTCGAAAAAAATAGAAAAAACGTAATGAAATTGTATTTGAATATTCGGAAATATATGTTAACTTAATTCTAGGGTATGCTGTTGTTTGAGACAGTGAGTAATGTTGAAAAGGAGATTTACATATGCCGGTACTATTAAATAAAACAATTGGGCAGCTTCTGGAGGAGAGGGCTGAACAACACGGTGATCGCGAAGCGGTAGTTTATGCAGATCGGAATCTTAGATGGAGCTATAAAGAATTCAATCAAATTTGCCGTACGGTGGCAAAAGGGTTAATGGGATTAGGGATAAAAAAAGGTGAGCATATTGCAATATGGTCTTCAAATAAACCCGAATGGCTCGAATGCCAATTCGGAACAGGCAAGATGGGAGCTGTTTTAGTCACAGTTAATACGGATTACCGTACAGCTGAATTAGAGTACCTCCTACGGCAATCTGATGCGACTACCATTATATTAATGGAGCAGTTTCGGAACGTGTCATATATTGAAATGCTCTATGAAATTTGTCCGGAAATAAGGACAAGTAAACCAGGGGAATTATCGTCTGAGAGACTGCCTTTATTAAAAAATATCATTATACTTGGTGAGCATGCATATCCAGGAACATATTGCTGGAACGATATTATTCATCTTGGTCAATTAGTAGAAGATAGCGAGCTGGATAAAAGACTTAATGACTTAAAACCTGAAGATGTGATCAATATGCAATATACCTCCGGAACCACAGGATTTCCTAAAGGAGTCATGCTCACTCATTATAACATTGTAAACAACGGCTTTAACATAGCAGAGTGCATGAAGTTAACGGAAATCGACCGACTTTGTATACCGGTCCCATTTTTCCACTGTTTTGGCTGTGTTCTCGGAACGATGGCCTGTGTATCTGTCGGAGCTGCCATGGTACCTATTCAAGAGTTCAGCCCTAAAGAAGTGCTGCAGGTGATACAGGATGAAAAATGTACAGCATTGCACGGTGTTCCTACTATGTTTATTGCAGAGCTTAATCTGCCAGATTTTAATAGCTATAATCTTTCTTCCCTCAGAACGGGCATAATGGCAGGTTCTAATTGTCCAATAGAAGTAATGAAAGATGTAATGAATAAAATGGGGGCAAATGAAATAACTATTGTATATGGTCAAACGGAATCTTCTCCCGGCATTACCCAAACACGGACGGATGATTCTATTGAAATAAAAGTGGAAACAGTGGGGCGTGCCTTGCCGTTGGTAGAAGTAAAAATTTGTGAACCCGGCACCAATAGAGAAGTGCTTTATGGCGTACAAGGAGAGCTCTGTACGAGAGGGTACCATGTGATGAAAGGTTATTATAATAACCCCCAAGCCACAAAAGAGGCAATTGACGAGGAAGGCTGGCTTCATACGGGAGATCTTGCGGTCATGGATGAAAACGGTTACTGCAGAATTACCGGAAGATTAAAAGATATGATTATTCGAGGGGGTGAGAATATTTATCCGCGTGAAATAGAGGAGTTTATCTATCAGCATCCAAAGGTACTCGATGTACAGGTAATTGGTGTTCCGGATGAAGTGTATGGAGAAGAGGTAATGGCTTGGATTATTCCGAAGCAGGGTGAAATTCTTTCGGTCCAGGATATTCGGGAGTATTGTGCTGGAAGAATTTCTAGACATAAGATTCCACGATTCATAGAATTTATAGATTCTTATCCTATGACAGCTTCTGGGAAAGTTCAAAAGTTTAAATTAAGAGTGGAATCAAAAAAGGTTTTGGCAAGATAATAGGTTTAATAACCAGCAGAAATATTAATTTAAGGATGGAAGATGCCAACAAGGACTGCCGGAGTGGATTACAAAAAAACTGATGAAGAGTACCTATTTAAAGTGATATAAATTTGGAAATTCCATTTCCAGTTGGTATTTAGAAGAAAACAATTTACTGACATTAAAGAGAATAATAAAAAATAGTCTGGTATTTTAACCAGACTATTTTTTGTTGTTTTTATTTCATAGAAATCCAGACACTCTTTACTTCTGTATAATTGTCTAATGCATACGAGCCCATTTCACGTCCAATACCAGATTGCTTATAACCGCCAAATGGAGAACCGGCATCAAAGACATTATAGCAGTTTACCCAAACTGTACCGGCACGAAGGCGGTTAGCAATATAGTGAGCGTTAGCAACATCTCTGGTCCACAGACCCGCAGCTAATCCGTATTCACTGTTGTTAGCACGGTCAATGACCTCATTTATATCATCATATGGAAGGGCAGCTATTACGGGCCCAAAAATTTCTTCTTTTGCAATCGTCATTTCATCCCGAACATCAGCAAAAATAGTCGGTTCTACGAAATACCCTTCTTCTCTAGGTCTCTTTCCGCCTGCTAGTAGCTCAGCCCCTTCACTTAACCCTTTTTCAATATAATGAAGTACACGGTTTTGCTGTTCGCTCGAAACAAGCGGCCCCATTTCGGTACCAGAGTCCAGGCCGGTACCCTGCTTTATGTTTTTAGCATGAGATGCCATGTCCGCAACAACATTATCAAAATGCTTTTTCTGGATAAAGACACGAGACCCTGCACAGCATACTTGGCCTTGGTTGAACATAACACCATTTAATGCTCCAGGAATGGCTTTCGTTAAATCAGCATCTGGCAAAATAATATTTGGTGATTTTCCCCCTAATTCCAAGGTAACCCTTTTCAGTGTTTTGGAAGAACGTTCCATAATCAGTTTTCCTACTTCAGTTGAGCCGGTAAAGGCAATTTTATCTACAAGAGGATGGTCAACCAGCGGCTGGCCGGCTGATTCTCCAAATCCAGGAACGATGTTGATGACCCCAGGAGGGAATCCCACTTCGTTTACTAATTCTGCTAAGTATAAAACGGAAAGAGGGGTTTGTTCGGCAGGCTTTAAGACGATTGTGCAGCCTGTTGCAAGAGCGGCACCCATCTTCCACATAGCCATTAATAATGGAAAATTCCATGGTATAATTTGACCAACAACTCCCACCGCTTCATGGCGTGTGTAGTTAAAAAATGGTCCGCTTACAGGAATGGTTTGACCGGTGATTTTTGTAGTCCAGCCTGCATAATACCTCATATGTTCGATAGCCAGAGGAATATCTGCATTGGCTGTTTCACGAATTGGCTTTCCGTTATCCAGCGTTTCCAACTGTGCGAGTGCTTCCTTATGTTCTTCCATAAGGTCTGCCAGCTTATACATCAATCTGCTCCGTGAGGCAGCACTCATTTTTGACCATTTTCCTTCATCGAATGCTTTCCGTGCTGCTTTAACCGCAAGGTCAATATCTTCTTTGCCAGCTTCGTAGAGGGTGGCTAAAACTTCTCCAGTTGCCGGATTAGGTGTTTGAAAGGTTTTTCCGGAGACACTTTCGACAAATTCACCATTAATAAAGAGTTTTTTCGTTCCCTGTAAAAACTTTTCTACTTTCTCGTTGATTTGAGCAGTTGCTTGATTCATCAAATATCCCCCTTAAGAAAAAGTAATGGAACAAAAGCAGCATTAACAGGATATGTAACAATCCTGTATTGATAACGCTTACAACAATATCCTACAGGTTAATGTTCTTGAATTCAACATAATTGTCTTAAATATTATGAAAATTTTTCGGGGAATTTTTTGTTTCTTCGACATAGTTTTATTCTTTAATTATTTTCAATAGGTAAAAAGAAGTGCTTTTTAGCTTTTTATTTTTTTTCTGGCATATTATAATGTAGGTGGATAGGTATAGTTCTGATATAAAAAGGGAAAAAACGAGGGGAATTAGATGATTAATGAGAGAATGGCCTTGAAAATGAGATTAGAACAATTAAATGGTGCAGAGATTCAAGTCATTAAAGAATTTCACCTGGAAAGGCAAAGCATATTTAAGAGATTGCGTGAACTTGATGAAACGAATTCAGATTTTGTTATCAAATTAGAGGATCTGACAAAAGAAAAAGAGGCTGCTAAAGAAGAAACAAAAACGGAAGATAGCCAGCTAAGAGAAAGAAAGTTGCGCATTGGACGGCCATCACGAAGAAGTAAATCCAGTAAGATGAGAGAAGCTGCTATCCGTATTTTAAAAGAACATCGCGAACCGTTAAAAGGCTCTCAGCTGCAAAAAATGATCGAAGAAACAACAGGTTTAAAAATCGCTAATATGACTACTTTTATGAAAACCGTGGAAAAGGCAGATGCAAATATTCAAAAGCCTTACCGTGGGTTGTATCAGTACATGGCGCAAAGATAAAAAGACAAAAAAAATCCGGAA is a genomic window containing:
- a CDS encoding Rok-like winged helix domain-containing protein; protein product: MRLEQLNGAEIQVIKEFHLERQSIFKRLRELDETNSDFVIKLEDLTKEKEAAKEETKTEDSQLRERKLRIGRPSRRSKSSKMREAAIRILKEHREPLKGSQLQKMIEETTGLKIANMTTFMKTVEKADANIQKPYRGLYQYMAQR
- a CDS encoding aldehyde dehydrogenase family protein — protein: MNQATAQINEKVEKFLQGTKKLFINGEFVESVSGKTFQTPNPATGEVLATLYEAGKEDIDLAVKAARKAFDEGKWSKMSAASRSRLMYKLADLMEEHKEALAQLETLDNGKPIRETANADIPLAIEHMRYYAGWTTKITGQTIPVSGPFFNYTRHEAVGVVGQIIPWNFPLLMAMWKMGAALATGCTIVLKPAEQTPLSVLYLAELVNEVGFPPGVINIVPGFGESAGQPLVDHPLVDKIAFTGSTEVGKLIMERSSKTLKRVTLELGGKSPNIILPDADLTKAIPGALNGVMFNQGQVCCAGSRVFIQKKHFDNVVADMASHAKNIKQGTGLDSGTEMGPLVSSEQQNRVLHYIEKGLSEGAELLAGGKRPREEGYFVEPTIFADVRDEMTIAKEEIFGPVIAALPYDDINEVIDRANNSEYGLAAGLWTRDVANAHYIANRLRAGTVWVNCYNVFDAGSPFGGYKQSGIGREMGSYALDNYTEVKSVWISMK
- a CDS encoding AMP-binding protein, with translation MPVLLNKTIGQLLEERAEQHGDREAVVYADRNLRWSYKEFNQICRTVAKGLMGLGIKKGEHIAIWSSNKPEWLECQFGTGKMGAVLVTVNTDYRTAELEYLLRQSDATTIILMEQFRNVSYIEMLYEICPEIRTSKPGELSSERLPLLKNIIILGEHAYPGTYCWNDIIHLGQLVEDSELDKRLNDLKPEDVINMQYTSGTTGFPKGVMLTHYNIVNNGFNIAECMKLTEIDRLCIPVPFFHCFGCVLGTMACVSVGAAMVPIQEFSPKEVLQVIQDEKCTALHGVPTMFIAELNLPDFNSYNLSSLRTGIMAGSNCPIEVMKDVMNKMGANEITIVYGQTESSPGITQTRTDDSIEIKVETVGRALPLVEVKICEPGTNREVLYGVQGELCTRGYHVMKGYYNNPQATKEAIDEEGWLHTGDLAVMDENGYCRITGRLKDMIIRGGENIYPREIEEFIYQHPKVLDVQVIGVPDEVYGEEVMAWIIPKQGEILSVQDIREYCAGRISRHKIPRFIEFIDSYPMTASGKVQKFKLRVESKKVLAR
- the sda gene encoding sporulation histidine kinase inhibitor Sda, translating into MKIMSNEMLVAAYRDAKNKGQDHEWIEVLKSEIRKRGLNPIVIR